In Pseudomonas glycinae, the DNA window CTGACGGCACCGCACCGACCACGCCACAGCACAGCCCGGCGATGGCGTAGGCCAGACCGATCCAGTCCCCGCCGCTGATCAGGCAGGTGTAAAGCAGGCCGATCCCCAGTGGCAGCAACAGACTGTAGAGCATGACCGTGCGCCAGGCACCGATGCGATCGACCAGTCGACCGGCAATCACACAACCGATATTCAGGAAGACGATGCCCAGCGCGCTCAAAGCAAAAGTATGGCCGGCAGTCATGCCGAAGGTCTTCTGCATCATGGTCGGGGTGATGACCACGAACACCACTACCGCCGAGGTCAGTACGCAGGTCAGCAGCATCGCCGGCAACATGGCCAGGCGATGATCGCGCAGCACGGTACGCAGCGGGAGTTCGACCCGCGCCTCGCGTTGCGCCTCCATGGCCATGAAGACCGGGGTTTCGCTCAGCCAGCGGCGCAGCCAGACGCCGATCACGCCAAACACGCCGCCGAGCAGGAACGGATAACGCCACGCGTAATCGAGCACTTCGGCCGGGGTGAACACTTGCGCCAGGAAGGTCGCGGTCAACGCGCCGATCAGGTAACCGAAGGTCAGCCCCGCTTGCAAAAAGCCCAGGGCATAACCGCGATGGCCGGCCGGCGCATGCTCGGCCACGAACACCCAGGCGCTCGGCACTTCACCACCCACCGCCGCGCCTTGCAGGATGCGCAGCGCCAGCAACAACAGCGGTGCGAAATAGCCGATCTGCGCGTAGGTCGGCATGATCCCGATCAGCAGGCACGGCAGCGCCATCATCAGGATGCTCAGGCTGAAGACTTTCTTGCGCCCCAACCGGTCGGCGAAATGCGCCATCAGAATCCCGCCCAGCGGGCGCGCCAGATAGCCGGTGACGAAGATCCCGAAGCTTTGCAGCAGGCGCAGCCACTCGGGCATTTCCGGCGGGAAGAACAACTGGCTGAGGGTCAGGGCGAAGAACACGAAAATGATGAAATCGTAGATCTCCAGCGCCCCGCCCAGGGCCGCAAGGCCGAGGGTCTTGTAGTCGGAACGGCTGAACGGCGCCGGTCGGGCAGTGGAATGGGCAGTCATGACAAAGAACTCTGGCAGGCAAAAAACCAAGGCGCCCATGGTCTACGCAAACGGGCCGCCGGACAACCCGTTAGACCATAGTCCTGATTGCTGCAAAACACGCTCACAAAAATCCGCCGTTGATTTACTGTTGGCACCTGTCCAGACGGGCCGTCCAGGCCCTGAAGACCACAATAAACATAAAAATCCGAGGTACTCCCGTGGCCGTTGATATCGAAGATAGCCGCTCTGCGCGCTTTGCCTTGCGCTGTTCAAGTTTTGCCGAACGCTGGTTTCCCGACTCCTGGGTATTCGCCGCGCTGGCGGTGATCATCGTCGCGCTGGCGACCCTGGCCATGGGCGCCAGACCCACGGACGCCGCCATGGCCTTCGGGGACGGGTTCTGGAGCCTGATCCCGTTCACCATGCAGATGGCGTTCGTGGTGATCGGCGGGTATGTCGTGGCCAGTTCGCCGCCCGCCGTGAAATTGATTGATCGCCTGGCGCGGATCCCGAAGAACGGTCGCTCGGCCGTGGCGTGGGTCGCGCTCATTTCGATGGTCGCGTCCTTGCTCAACTGGGGCCTGTCGCTGGTGTTCGGCGGTCTGCTGGTGCGCGCCCTCGCCCGCCGCACCGATCTGAAAATGGACTATCGCGCCGCTGGTGCCGCCGCCTACCTTGGCCTCGGCGCCGTGTGGGCGCTGGGCCTGTCGTCGTCCGCCGCGCAGTTGCAGGCCAACCCGGCCAGCCTGCCGCCGTCGATCCTGTCGATCACCGGGGTGATTCCGTTCACCCAGACGATTTTCCTCTGGCAGTCGGGAGTCATGCTGCTGGCACTGATCGTGATTTCGATCATCATCGCCTACGCCACCGCGCCCGGCCCGAACTCGGCACGTGACGCCAAGGCCTGCGGCATCGACCCGGCCTTCAACCTGCCGCCGCTGCAACCGCGCACCCGTCCCGGCGAATGGCTGGAACACAGCCCGCTGCTGATCATCCTGTTGGTGCTGCTGGCGGCCGGATGGCTGTTCCACGAGTTCTCGACCAAACCGGCGATCACCGCGATTTCCGGGCTCAACACCTACAACTTCCTGTTCATCATGCTCGGCGCGTTGCTGCACTGGCGTCCGCGCAGCTTCCTCGACGCAGTGGCGCGCGCCGTGCCGACCACCACCGGGGTGCTGATCCAGTTCCCGCTGTACGGTTCGATCGCCGCGCTGATGACCACGGTCAAGGGCACCGACGCCCAGACCCTGGCCCATCACATCTCGACGTTCTTCGTCAGCATCGCTTCCCACGACACCTATGCGTTGCTGATGGGTGTGTACTCGGCGATTCTCGGTTTCTTCATTCCGTCGGGCGGCGGCAAGTGGATCATCGAGGCGCCGTATGTGATGCAGGTGGCCAACGATCTGAACTATCACCTCGGCTGGGCGGTACAGATCTACAACGCCGCCGAAGCCCTGCCGAATCTGATCAACCCGTTCTATATGCTGCCGCTGCTGGGCGTGCTGGGCCTCAAGGCGCGGGATCTGATCGGTTTTTCGTTCGTGCAATTGCTGGTGCACACGCCGCTGGTGCTGGTGCTGCTGTGGGCTCTGGGTACGACACTTTCGTATCTGCCGCCCGTCATACCTTAAACGATGACGACAGGGCGCCGGCTCCGGTGCCCTGTCTTTCCCTTCGACCCCTTCGACAAAAAGCGACCCGAACCATCCCTCCTGCGGTTGCCTGTCGTAAATAATGGCTCAGAGCCATCATCTTTCTTTACCGCGCCACTGCCTCGGTAATATTCTTGCGCGCCAATATCTGTTTCATTTTTTGTCAGAGCGCAAAGGGAGTTCGTTGCAATGATCGTCGGGATTGACCTGGGAACCACCAATAGCCTTGTTGCCGTATGGCAGGGCGATGCCACTGAGTTGGTGCCCAATGCCCTGGGCCAGTTCCTGACACCCAGCGTGGTGGGTCTGGACGATCAGGGCCGGATTCTGGTCGGGCAAGCTGCCCGCGAACGCCTGCACACTCATCCGCGTCTGACCGCGTCACTGTTCAAGCGCCATATGGGCAGTGCGACGGAGGTCTACCTCGGGGATAAAAAATTCCGTCCAGAAGAACTGTCTGCGCTGGTGCTCAAGAGCCTGAAAGAAGACGTCGAGCGCACCTACGGTCAAGCCGTCACGGAAGCCGTGATCAGCGTTCCGGCCTATTTCAGCGACGCCCAGCGCAAGGCTACGCGCATCGCCGGTGAGCTGGCGGGCCTGAAAGTCGAAAAACTGATCAACGAACCCACCGCCGCCGCACTCGCCTATGGTTTGCATCAACGGGACAAGGAAACTTCGTTCCTGGTGTTCGACCTGGGCGGCGGTACGTTCGACGTGTCGATTCTCGAACTCTTCGAGGGTGTCATGGAAGTGCGCGCCAGCGCCGGTGACAACTTCCTCGGCGGCGAAGATTTCGACAACGTGCTGCTCGAGCACTTTATCGATCAGCATCGCAACGTGTCCGACTTCCCCGAGCGCTCGACCATCCTCCAGCCGCTGCGCCGCGAAGCCGAGCGTGTGCGCCGCGCACTGGGCCAGGACGCCAGCGCCGAATTCAGAGTGCAGGTCGGCGAAAAGCAGTGGACCCAGACCATCACTCAGGCACAAATGGCGACGCTGTACATGCCGCTGCTCGAACGCCTGCGCGCGCCGATCGAACGGGCCCTGCGCGACGCACGCATCCGCGTCAGCGACCTCGATGAAATCCTGCTGGTCGGCGGCACCACCCGTATGCCACTGGTGCGCAAACTGGCTGCCGGACTGTTCGGCCGCTTCCCGTCGATCAGCCTCGATCCGGATCAGGTCGTGGCACAGGGCGCCGCCATTCAGGCAGCGCTCAAGGCCCGTTCGGCCGCGCTGGAAGAAGTGGTGCTCACCGATGTCTGCTCCTACACCCTGGGGATCGAGACCTCCACCCAGGTCGGTCGCCAGTATGAAAGCGGCCACTACCTGCCGATCATCGAGCGCAACAGCATCGTCCCGGTCAGCCGGGTGAAAACCGTGCAGACCCTTCACGACAATCAGGAACAGGTCGTCGTGAAAATCTTTCAGGGCGAAAGCCGCCTGGTCAAAGACAACGTGGCACTCGGCCAACTGGACATCAAGGTGCCCAAGCGCAAGGCCGGCGAAGTCGAGCTGGATGTGCGCTTCACATACGACAACAACGGTTTGCTGGAAGCTCAGGTCAGCATTCCCCTGACCGGTCAGCAACACTCGCTGGTCATCGAGAACAACCCCGGCGTGCTGACGCCCGAGGAAATCCAGCAGCGTCTGCAAGCCCTGGCGCAATTGAAGATCCATCCACGCGAGCAGCAAGTGAACACCCTGCTCAGTGCACGGCTGGAACGTCTGTATCAGGAAAGCCTGGGCGACCTGCGTGATCAGATCGGCCATTGGGCCAAGCAATTCCAGCACGCCCTGGACTCTCAGGACGAGCGGCAGATCCGTGAGACCCGCACCGAACTGAGCAAGCAATTGAGCGCCCTCGACCGCAGCCCCTGGCAGTAAGGAAGCACGACATGGAATGCTGGTCTGTCCTGCAACTGCCCGAAGACGCCGGGCTGCGTGATATCAAGCGCAGCTATGCGCGGCTGCTGAAAGTCTTTCGGCCCGATGAAGATGCCGCAGGCTTCCAGCGCCTGCGCGAGGCTTATGAACGCGCACAGTCGATTGCCCAGTGGCGCCTTGAAAACGAAGAGACCGAAGAGCACGACGACGTCATGCTGGCCCCGGGGATCGCCGCGCTGGCGGTACAAGAGCAGTCCATGGCCCAGCCACTGCAGAAAACCGGGACCGATGCGTGGGATTACCCTGCGGCGCTGTTCGAACCGGTGGCCCCGGCCGCGCCCGAAGCACCGCTCGAATCGCAGACCTTGCGGGTACAGCCCCTGAATCCGGAGCCTCTTAACCTGGAACCCGAGCAGCCGACTGCCGACCCGGCCATTGAAGCCGCATCGCAATTGCTGAACGGCCTCTCGGACACCAATCTGGACCAGCGCTGGGAGCAAGCGCGCCAGCAGGATTGTGCGCAAGCGTTCCAGGAACTGTTGCTGACGTTGTGCTTCGATCAGCCCGCCCTGCGCCTTTCGATTGCCCGCTGGGCGGTACAGCACCTGGGTTGGCTGGGCCCGTGGCAGGAAATCGTCATCGGCGACGGGCAGCGCAGCATTCTCGCCAACGAACTGCTGGCCGATTACCGACAATCGCTGGAAACGCTGCTCGCCTCGCAAAACGAGCGTGAATTTCTCGCCCTGCTCAAGACTTACACGGCCCAACCCTGGCTCCAGGTGTTCGACCGTCGGGAACACTGGCAGCAGATCGTTCTGCAATTGCTGCAGGACGCAGAGTGGAGCGTGCCGCTATTCGATCGAGTTTCCCAGTTGTTTGGCTGGGACGACACCAAGGGCATTCATCCGCAACCGGACTGGCTCTGGCAGGAGATGATCGAGCGCTGCAATCAGGAAAGCCTCTACGACAATCTGTGCGCCCGGGCCGAAGATCAGCGCAACGGGTCGCCCGATGCGCTGGCCGCACGGATGCTGATCAGCCCGATGAAGCCGCGGCAACACAAAGACATGACCGACCGCTTCATCCCAGCAGACTGGCAGGCCTGCCAGCAGTTGTCGGAAACCCTCAAGTGGCGCTTCCCCGACCTGCTCGCCCGTCTTCCGTACGCCGATGTCTTCTACTGGCGACGGTTTCTGCCGCGCTACATCGCCGCCGAAACCTGGATGCAGTCATGGGCGGCGATCGCGCTGGCGCTGTGGCTGTTCTACCTGCCCGCCGAGCACAAGACCACGGCGATGAGCATCGTCATCCCGCTGGCCTTCGCCTGCGTTCCTGTCTGGTTTTTCCGGATCGGCCTGAGTTATTGGTTTCTGATCAGCGCCCATTTGATCGTTCAGGATCTGTGGTTGACCGAAAAGATCATTCCACGCCGATGGAACCCTGACACCCGCTGGCTCGTGCTGCGCCATGGCGTGCCGCAAGCCGTCATGATCCTGCTGTTCTCGGTCATGCTCGGCGGCCTGGGGGCCTTCACCTATATCGGCGTGATTCTGATCGGGCTCTGGCACAAGCGACGTATCGGCACGCTCGACCCGGAGTTCAGCGACAAGCACCCATGGCTGACCGCGCTGCACTGGGCGCATTTCAGCCCGTTGCAATTGCTGTTTCTGGTGGTCATGACCGGCGTGATTCTTGCCAGTCAGCTTGGTTATTCGCTGAAACACCTGTTCCCCGGCTAGGCTAGACGCGGGCCGGATTGCCCTCCACCAAGGTTTTACCCTCGCTGAAAAGGATCTGAGCATGTTGAAACTCGCAGGCCTCACCCTCGCGGCGCTCACGTTGAGCGCCGCAGCCCACGCCGATGTCGACCTGAAACTGGGCAGCACCGAACGCGTCACCCGCCTCTTCGCCTACCCCAACAATTGCAGCGTGATCTGCTTTCGCAACTGGACGCTGGAGCAGACCGTCGCCCATTACCTGAGCCAGAGCGTGCAGCGCGACGGCTACACCAACGCCAAAGTGCTGGTGAAAAACGACAACGATCAGCTCTATGCCGAAATCAGCGGCGTACCACAGGGCTACGACAAACCGCTGACAGCGCTGCTCGACGCCGGCGATCTGGCCTACAACGGCGCCAGCAAACTCAATGCCGACGGCAAATGGTCGTACAGCTGGTATCTGTTCCTGCCACTGGGCATGGCCCTGGAAAACCGCAAAAGTGTCGAGCTGCTGCACTTCCCGCCGGATTACTCGCTGACCCAGGCCCAGGATTACCTGCGCTCGAACACCACCGACCGCTGGGCCGCGCTGCTGGCCGACAATGGCATCCCCGCCGACCAGACGCCGGCCTACCAGACCATCATCGACATCGCCCCGATCGCCGCGCCCGCCAGCGCCGGCAAGGATCTGGAAGGCGTGTACGACTACTTCAAGGATTACCAGACCACCATGGTCAGGCAGGTCAGCCAGAACGCCAGCGGCGTCGTGCTGCCGATGGTTGCCTTTGGTGCGCCAGTGCGTAACTGGATCAAGCAGCAATACGGTGCGACCGTGAATGTACTGGGCC includes these proteins:
- a CDS encoding molecular chaperone HscC, which gives rise to MIVGIDLGTTNSLVAVWQGDATELVPNALGQFLTPSVVGLDDQGRILVGQAARERLHTHPRLTASLFKRHMGSATEVYLGDKKFRPEELSALVLKSLKEDVERTYGQAVTEAVISVPAYFSDAQRKATRIAGELAGLKVEKLINEPTAAALAYGLHQRDKETSFLVFDLGGGTFDVSILELFEGVMEVRASAGDNFLGGEDFDNVLLEHFIDQHRNVSDFPERSTILQPLRREAERVRRALGQDASAEFRVQVGEKQWTQTITQAQMATLYMPLLERLRAPIERALRDARIRVSDLDEILLVGGTTRMPLVRKLAAGLFGRFPSISLDPDQVVAQGAAIQAALKARSAALEEVVLTDVCSYTLGIETSTQVGRQYESGHYLPIIERNSIVPVSRVKTVQTLHDNQEQVVVKIFQGESRLVKDNVALGQLDIKVPKRKAGEVELDVRFTYDNNGLLEAQVSIPLTGQQHSLVIENNPGVLTPEEIQQRLQALAQLKIHPREQQVNTLLSARLERLYQESLGDLRDQIGHWAKQFQHALDSQDERQIRETRTELSKQLSALDRSPWQ
- a CDS encoding short-chain fatty acid transporter, which codes for MAVDIEDSRSARFALRCSSFAERWFPDSWVFAALAVIIVALATLAMGARPTDAAMAFGDGFWSLIPFTMQMAFVVIGGYVVASSPPAVKLIDRLARIPKNGRSAVAWVALISMVASLLNWGLSLVFGGLLVRALARRTDLKMDYRAAGAAAYLGLGAVWALGLSSSAAQLQANPASLPPSILSITGVIPFTQTIFLWQSGVMLLALIVISIIIAYATAPGPNSARDAKACGIDPAFNLPPLQPRTRPGEWLEHSPLLIILLVLLAAGWLFHEFSTKPAITAISGLNTYNFLFIMLGALLHWRPRSFLDAVARAVPTTTGVLIQFPLYGSIAALMTTVKGTDAQTLAHHISTFFVSIASHDTYALLMGVYSAILGFFIPSGGGKWIIEAPYVMQVANDLNYHLGWAVQIYNAAEALPNLINPFYMLPLLGVLGLKARDLIGFSFVQLLVHTPLVLVLLWALGTTLSYLPPVIP
- a CDS encoding J domain-containing protein, with amino-acid sequence MECWSVLQLPEDAGLRDIKRSYARLLKVFRPDEDAAGFQRLREAYERAQSIAQWRLENEETEEHDDVMLAPGIAALAVQEQSMAQPLQKTGTDAWDYPAALFEPVAPAAPEAPLESQTLRVQPLNPEPLNLEPEQPTADPAIEAASQLLNGLSDTNLDQRWEQARQQDCAQAFQELLLTLCFDQPALRLSIARWAVQHLGWLGPWQEIVIGDGQRSILANELLADYRQSLETLLASQNEREFLALLKTYTAQPWLQVFDRREHWQQIVLQLLQDAEWSVPLFDRVSQLFGWDDTKGIHPQPDWLWQEMIERCNQESLYDNLCARAEDQRNGSPDALAARMLISPMKPRQHKDMTDRFIPADWQACQQLSETLKWRFPDLLARLPYADVFYWRRFLPRYIAAETWMQSWAAIALALWLFYLPAEHKTTAMSIVIPLAFACVPVWFFRIGLSYWFLISAHLIVQDLWLTEKIIPRRWNPDTRWLVLRHGVPQAVMILLFSVMLGGLGAFTYIGVILIGLWHKRRIGTLDPEFSDKHPWLTALHWAHFSPLQLLFLVVMTGVILASQLGYSLKHLFPG
- a CDS encoding MFS transporter, with the translated sequence MTAHSTARPAPFSRSDYKTLGLAALGGALEIYDFIIFVFFALTLSQLFFPPEMPEWLRLLQSFGIFVTGYLARPLGGILMAHFADRLGRKKVFSLSILMMALPCLLIGIMPTYAQIGYFAPLLLLALRILQGAAVGGEVPSAWVFVAEHAPAGHRGYALGFLQAGLTFGYLIGALTATFLAQVFTPAEVLDYAWRYPFLLGGVFGVIGVWLRRWLSETPVFMAMEAQREARVELPLRTVLRDHRLAMLPAMLLTCVLTSAVVVFVVITPTMMQKTFGMTAGHTFALSALGIVFLNIGCVIAGRLVDRIGAWRTVMLYSLLLPLGIGLLYTCLISGGDWIGLAYAIAGLCCGVVGAVPSVMVSLFPARIRVSGISFTYNIAYAAWASFTPLLLIGLMPWSPWICVMFCAVMGAVGVVSAAYFGSRMPRAEPCPVAGTA